The Marivirga salinae DNA window GTTTCTGCTTGTGGCTGATTTTCTGAAAAATATTCTAAAAATGCTTCGTAGCGTTCTTTTCTTGTCATTTGCTAATCCTTTACAGGATGCAAATTAACAGCTTTTGAATATTCTAAAATAGTATTGATGGTTTTTTCTGAAGGAGCCATCATTCCTTCATCCATTTGCTCTCTCAGCCATAATAGTTCATGGTATTGCTCCAAGAGCTCCATGTCCTCACTTAAGGCCAGTTCGATTTGCCGATTTTCCTCCGGCTCTGTTTCTTCATAAACATATCGGATTAAATCGTCATGAGTAAAAATTTTGGTCATAGGCTATATTATATTGTTGCATCTTTTTCCTCAAATTAATGAGGGCATAGCGCATTCGTCCTAATGCAGTATTGATGCTCACGCCCGTTTGATCTGAAATCTCCTTAAAACTCATGTCCATATAGTGGCGCATGATCAGCACTTGTTTTTGTGCGTCAGGCAATTCCTGAATCAATTTACGAAGCGATTTATGCACATCTCTCTTCATTTGTGCGTCCTCAAATGTGCCTTCTGCAAATTCGAGGGTTTCGAATACACTATTTCCATCATCCATAACGATGGTAGGGTACCTTTTATTTTTCCTGAACTTATCAATTGCTAAATTATGTGCAATTCTTAAGATCCAAGGCAAAAATTTACCTTCCTCATTATAACGACCGGATTTTAAAGTTCGTATAGCCTTAATGAAAACTTCTTGCATTAAATCTTCAGCTACATACTGATCTTTAACAATCATGTAGATAGTTGTGAAAATTCTAGACTTGTGGCGGTTTACTAATTCTTCAAACGCTACTTCATTACCATTGATATACTGTCCGACTAACTGGCTGTCATCTAGCATTGTTTTTTGATTATTCATCTTAAAACACCTTGTTTAGTTTGGTAAAAGTTTATTCTATAGCGTCAATATTTAGAGGTATAACATTCATTTATTAGATCGAAAGTATTCAAATGATTTTAAAACACAAAAATATTTTTCGATTTATTTTATAATGACAGCAGAAATGTAAAAAAGGTTGGAGAGCACATAATAATAATTTTTAAATTACGTTATTCTGCATTTTTTTATAGAAGAAAATAGCTCCAAATTTCTTTTAAAATAACTGAAAAATTTATCTTGTCTATGAGAAATGTGTACATCATCTGTTTCTATATGTTTTTTTGAATATATCTTCATTTTATCTTAATTAATAATAGATTTGTACAGTTCTTTTGGTATATTTATCGAAATATTATGATAAATCGAGGAGAAATAACACAACTACTGGTTCAAGTAAATAAAGGGGATATGAATGCTTACAATAAAATATTCCCCGTTATTTATAATGAATTACGACATATAGCACATAGGATACGTTTTCAATATTTTGGAATAGAAACATTGAACACAACCGCTATTGTGCACGAGGCCTATTTAAAAATTATTAATTCTGAAGCTAACTGGAATAGTCGCGCCCATTTTTATGGGGTAGCAGGAAAAGCCATGCGTCATATTTTATTAAATGCAGCACGCAGAAAAAATGCCATAAAAAGAGGTAGGGATGCACAACATCTTTGTTTTGAAGAATGGGAAGAAAAAATAAATTTATCCGATGAATGTTCAGATGAATTGTTAAGATTAGATGAGGTTTTGACCGATCTAGAAAAAAAGGATAGTAAACAAGTGAAAATAGTGGAGTGTAGGTTTTTTGCCAATATGACCATAGAAGAAACAGCAATAGTACTTGATATATCACCCTCCACCGTAAAAAGAAATTGGCAAGTAATCAAAGCTTGGATTTACAGTCAGATTCAAGCCAAAAAAACGGCTTAAAAACAATGGGTTATTCTTGGAGTGAACTGGAAGACATCTTCCAAAATGCATTAAAAATGCCTGTCGCTGAGCGGGAAAACTATGTAGAAAATAAAGCAAAAAACGATGAGCGATTGAAACAAACTGTGCTCATGATGCTCCGAGATGCCGAAAATGCTGACCAATATTTTGACAAACTTCAAGAAGGGATTGCCCATGGATTAGAAGAAAAAAAGGAAGATATTTATCAACAAGGAGACATAGTTGATAAGTATAAGATTGTTAAGCCCTTGGGACGGGGTGGAATGGGTCAGGTTTATTTAGCTGAAAGAAATGACCGGCAATTCGAACAAAATGTTGCGATCAAATGCTTTTCTTCAGAAGAGGTAAAAGAAAATTTCTTTGAAAATTTCCGAAATGAAAAACAGTTTTTAGCTAACCTTAATCATACAACTATAGCGCATATTATTGATGGAGGGGTTACAGATAATGGAGTCCATTACATCATCATGGAATATGTAGACGGATTTCCAATTGATGAATATTTAAAAAAGCATGAATTATCTACTCAAGAAAAGCTACAGCTTTTTTTAAAAATCTGTGATGCCATCAATTATGCTCATAATAGATTAATACTTCACTTGGATATTAAACCATCCAATATTTTAGTCAATAAAGAAGGGCAAGTTAAATTATTGGATTTTGGAATTGCTCAAAAAATGGGCGAACCATTAAAACAAAATCATTTATTAGTCTCCCCTTTTTATGCTGCTCCTGAACAATTAAAACAAAAGCCCATTAGTGTTGCTACAGATATTTTCCAAATGGGGATTTTGTTGCACTTAATACTCTCAAATGATTTGCCATTTCAAAAAGGAGAAGATCCTACGTATTCAAAGAGAAGCCTCAAGTTTGCGGATGAAGAAATTAATACGGAACTCCTCTCTATAATTAAAGTTTGTTTAAATGAATCGCCAGAGGACAGGTTTGTTTCAGTTTCAGCATTAAGTCAAGAGATTGAAAATTATTTAAGCTCTAGACCGGTAAATGTACATAGCCAGAATTGGACTTACCTAGCCGGTAAATTTATTAAAAGAAATAAGATTAAGATTTTGCTTTCTGTATTACTGATTATATCCATGATAATTGGTATTGTCTTTTCATCTTATCAGGCTAATAAAGCTAGAGAAAGCGAACTGAAAGCAATTAAAACAAATGAATTTCTATTAGATATTTTCAAAAGTGCTGACCCTAATTTGACAGAAGGAAGTCTTACTATAAAAGAAATTTTGGATAACAGTGTAAATAGTATTGAGTCAAAATTTGAAGATGAAGAATTTAAACTTAGCCTTTATGATCGTTTAACAAATATTTACACAAATGTTTATTTATGGAATGAATCTAGGGAACTAGCTGAAAAAGTACTTAATAGATATAAAGAAATAGATAACTACAGCAAGCTAAAAATAATGAGTACGCTCGGAGGAAATTATAGAGAGCTTTCTGAATTTCAAAAGGCAGATTCAGTTTTTAAATTGCTGCTAAATAGAATAGAAGAGCCAAAGGGAAATTTACCTTTAGAATTTAAGATTGAAAACATACTAGCATTTGCTAAATCTCAACAAATACAAGGAAATTATGATACTGCCCTTCAAATTATTAATAAAGTGAATAATTACATCACTAATGACGTTCGTGAAATGTATAGAGCAGATATTTATAATCATTACGCCTCTGTTTATAAAGATTTATCCAAATTTGATTCAGCATCCTATTATCAGACAAAAGCTATAAACACACTAAAACAAAAAACAAGCCCAGAACATCATCATGCATTAGGTATTTACTATAATAATCAGGGAAATTTATTTAAAGATATGTCTCTCTACGATTCTGCTATAGCTTCATTTGAAAAATCAATTAGTTTAAAAAAGAAAATTGACTCCAAAGCAAATATTGATTTAGGGATCACTCTAAGTAATCTGGGAGGCGTTTATTATAAAAAGAAGAATTATGATAGTGCCTCTATTATTCTGAACAGAGCGATAGAAATATTTAGTAAACAGCTCAAACCAGATAACAATTTTATTGTCTCCACTAGATATAGTTTGGCAAATATTTATTACACCCAATTAAAATTTGAAAAGGCTTTATCAGAATATAAGGAAATACTAATTGCAGATACTGCTAATTTCGGGATGGAACATCCTTATGTGGCAGACGATTACATATCCATTTCTAATTGCTATATTGAATTAAATGAAACTGATAAAGCCTATGAATATTTGAAACGAGCTAAAGGCATAATTGAAACCAAATTTGATGAAAGTCATCAAAAGACTTCTTACCTCTACAATAAATTCGGAATTTTATTCGAAAAGCAAGAAAATTACGCAATGGCACAGATGTATTTTCAGGAATCTTACACTTTGGCTAACAAATATCTTGGAGAAGATCATCGCAATACCAAAATATATAAAGATGATGTAGAGCGTATATCCAAAATTATGAAAGGAGACGTTAATAAAATGTGATGTATTGAGAATTCTATTTGATACTGAACTATTTTATAAAAAAGCTATATAGCTTAAGTAATGTAGCTATTGAAGTTATTATTCTACAATTACTGATTTGGTTTTATTGTACTCCGAACTTCCCGCTTCAACTATGAAAAATTTGGGATTATAATAACTTAAATCATATTCTTTGGTGAATAGCCCTGATTTAGAAACGGTCTCTTGTTTTATTAAATTACCTATTAAATCATAAATTTTAATGGTGGTTGATTTGTCATTTTCTTTGTAAAAGCTAAGGGTAAACTTTCCAGTTTCTGTCTTTTTTAACTTAAAATCAAATTCAGGATTTACTAATAACTTTTTAGGATAGCTGACTCTCCCTTCTTTTTCAACGCTTTCTATTTGAACGCTATCACTAGAGCTTTCCTGAGCATGGGAAATCGATAGTGCAAAACAAAATAAAAAAAGTATAAGTAAAACTCTTATCATATTTAAAGGAGACAATTATTCTTCATCGAATTTTTCTAATGCAAAATCTTTGCCATTAAAAGATGCAAAAGTATTATAATTAACCCACTCCCCTAAATTTATATAACGCGAATTTTTATTTACTTCTAAATCAAGTGGTAAATGCCTATGTCCAAAAACATAGAAGTCATGATGAGTCTGCTTTTCAATCTCTTTTGTATAAGCCCATAACCATTCTCCTTCTCCCAAGAATTTCTCTGTTTCATCAGTGCTGCTGCTTATCCTACTGCTGGCAGACCATTTATTTGCAATACTTATTCCTAGATCAGGATGGATTTGACGGAACAACCACTGACAAACTTTATTATCAAACACTTTTTTAAGGAATTTGTATTGTTGATCGCCAGGTCCCAAGCCATCTCCATGACCAATCAACATTTTTTTATTATTGGCTAATAAAGTTATAGGCTCTCTAAAAACTTCAATACCCAATTCCTCTGTGAAATAACCAAACATCCACATATCATGGTTACCGGTAAATAGATAAATAGGCAAACCTGAATCTGCTAATTCTGCCAATTTACCTTGAAATCGAATAAATCCTTTAGGAATGGCTTTTTTATATTCATGCCAAAAATCAAATATATCGCCTACTAAAAATAAAGCAGAAGCATCTGTTTGAATTTGATCCATCCATTGGACAATTCTCTTTTCTCTTAGATGACTTTCTTTTAAGTTTGGCGCTCCCAAATGAAAATCTGAAGCGAAATATATTTTCTTTTCTGCCGGTATGTCCAGTTCGAGGGTTTTCATTATTGGCTACAAAGCTAAAAAAAGGATATTAAAACTTACCTTATTTCCATATTTAAGAACAGAAAACTTTATGTTATATAGAGCTTATTAGATAAATCAGCACATAAAAAAAGCTGAATCTTTTTAAAGACTCAGCTTTAGTTTTCCTAAACTAAATTTTAATTATTTACCTAAGAAAGAACTTAACATCCAGTGATGTTTCTCCATATCTTGAATAAAGGTATTCAACATATCTTCAGTACCAACATCACCTATGTCAATAGCTGCATTCATGGCATCCGTAAGATATGAAAGTAATATTTGATAATCTTTCAATATTTCTTGAACCATTTCTTCTGCAGGTAAATCTGTTGGAGATTCCTTAATATTAGAGTGCTCCATATAATCACTTATGTTACTTAGTGGTGTATGTCCAAAAACTCTAATTCTTTCTGCTATCTCGTCTATGCTCTCCTTGGCAATGTCATATCTCTCTTCAAATTGCTCATGCAAATCAAAGAAATCTGCACCTTTAACGTTCCAGTGAAAGTTTCTTAATTTCTGATAATGAAGATGATAATTTGCTAATAAAGAATTCATTACTTCAACAAGCCTTTGCGTTTCTGACTTATCAAAACCTAATTTTCTATATCTTTTTTCCGCTGTTGTACTCATATATTTATTTCTTAGTTTTAATTAAATAAAAATAAACCCTAAAAGATCAGCTGAAATTAGTTTTTATAATTAACTGAATCTTTCAGTTGATCGATTGTTTCTTTTCCTTTGGATGAAACGCTATCGATTTCTTTATTTAATGTTGATTTCAATTCATCAATTTTCTTCATTGAATCTTTGTAAGATTTATCAACATTCTTTTTCAATTTCTTTCTAGTTTTATCTCCTTTTTCAGGTGCATAAAGTAATCCCGCAACTGCTCCTGTTAATAATCCTAAGCTAAATCCTGTCAAAATTTTTACTCCGTTATTCATAGTGATTTTATTTAGTTTTTTATTATTTATTACTTATACTGTAATAACACTTTTAATTAAATAATGTTACATATATTGACAATTTTGTTGGAAAAATGTTAATATTGTTGACATATGACAAAAATATCGAACAACATAAAATATTTACGGACTGAAAAGGGTTTGAGTCAAACCGCTATGGCAGAAGCAGTTGGACTCAAAAGAGGCAATATTGCATCATATGAAAAGGAACTAGCACAGCCTAGTATCGAGAATTTGGTCAAAATAGCGGACTATTTCGGTATAGATATACATCAAATAGTAAATGAGGATTTACAATATTCCTCAAAAAAAATAAATGAGGAGAGAAACCCATTGAAAATTTTTGAAGAAAGTTTTCCTTTTCAGGGACTTAAAGACCGAGTTAATGCATTGAAAGGAAATCATAATTCAGATGATAAAATCAAAAGGCTAAAAGATCAAAACAAGGATATTCATAAAATGGTTGATGGTTTTAGAGCTTTTCATAAAATGAGAATCAGCTCAAACCAAAACCCAGAGGAACTCAACAAAAAGCTTTCAGCAGACTATGAAAACTTGTTGGATATATTGCAAACAGTTTTAAAAAGTAATACAGATTTGATTAAAATAATTGACAAAAACCATGACTAAATTCTTAAAACTATACTTTCTGTTAATTTTCATTTCAAGTTCATCTTATGCACAGAATTACCAAAAAGATGTGCAATCCATTGAATCCATTATGACAGCTTTAACGGAGGTTATTTCAGGTTCTGCAGATGAAGAAAGAGATTGGGAAAGGTTTAAATATCTATTCTCTGAAAATGCGAAACTGATTCCAACCCAGAAATCAGAATCTGGAGACGTGGCCTATAATTACTGGACTCCGCAGGAGTATGTAGATATGTATAAGAAAAATAGAGGTGGCACTGCTTTCTATGAACAAGAGCTCTACAGAATAACAGAATCATTTGGAAATATTGCCCATTGTTTTAGTACCTATGCTGTGCGAACTGAAGAAAATGGAGCAATTGAAAGACGGGGCATCAACAGCATCCAATTACTGAAAGCAAAAGACAGATGGTATATTATGAATGTATTTTGGAGCAATGAATCTGATGAGGAAAAGCTTCCTCAAAAGTATCTATCAAATTAATTGGTATTTATTTACCAAATACTTGCTCTTCTACAAATGTCAAAATAGTATCGCTCATATTAGAAATTGACTCAGGCCCAGTGCCATATCTTGATACATTTTTTCTAATCCCGTTTCGATTATAACTAAAATTTTGAGTAGGCAAATCTAGCATATCCGAACGATACTCTTCCTTTAAATTCATCCAGTCTGCAGCATCTATAATCCCAAGTAATGCTTCAAATTGTTCATCTTCTAACACCACTTCTTTTTTACCCGATATTTCTGTGTTTTCTTTGCCATTAAACACCAATCTTTTATCGCCATAAAGAGATAATTCAAAAACAGGACAAGGCCCCATGCATGCGGTAGTATTTAAGCTAAAAATCTCCTCTGCTTTTTGTGAGCTCATGCTTTTATTGCTTTTACAAGAAATAAAGGAAAATAGAATTAGAGATATTAAACTTAAAAAGGTTGCCTTATACATACTATTAATTTTTACTATTGATTTCTTACACAAACAAGAAAAAGTATTTTTAGTTACATTTTCGGACTAAGATGATTAATTTTAGTCAAAATAATTAAAAATTAAGTTATGAAAAAAATATTAACCTTAACCATTTGTATCATAATCATTGGATTTAATACAGCAAATGCACAAGTTTTCAAAAAATTTGATCCCGTAATTTGTCCAGTTGATCATAATAGTTATGATACTTCCGTACCTCCTCCAGAAAAATTTAAAGCATTTAATGCGCGTGGCGTTAAGCAAAACACTGCTGACATCATTGTAAATTACAATGGATTTGACGATAATGAAGAAGCTAAAATTGCTTATCAATATGCAGTGGATATTTGGGCATCCTTAATAAAATCACCTGTTCAAATAGTTGTTAATGCTAATTTTAGAGAGTTAGG harbors:
- a CDS encoding RNA polymerase sigma factor, producing the protein MNNQKTMLDDSQLVGQYINGNEVAFEELVNRHKSRIFTTIYMIVKDQYVAEDLMQEVFIKAIRTLKSGRYNEEGKFLPWILRIAHNLAIDKFRKNKRYPTIVMDDGNSVFETLEFAEGTFEDAQMKRDVHKSLRKLIQELPDAQKQVLIMRHYMDMSFKEISDQTGVSINTALGRMRYALINLRKKMQQYNIAYDQNFYS
- a CDS encoding ECF-type sigma factor, producing the protein MINRGEITQLLVQVNKGDMNAYNKIFPVIYNELRHIAHRIRFQYFGIETLNTTAIVHEAYLKIINSEANWNSRAHFYGVAGKAMRHILLNAARRKNAIKRGRDAQHLCFEEWEEKINLSDECSDELLRLDEVLTDLEKKDSKQVKIVECRFFANMTIEETAIVLDISPSTVKRNWQVIKAWIYSQIQAKKTA
- a CDS encoding serine/threonine-protein kinase, with the protein product MASNQSLDLQSDSSQKNGLKTMGYSWSELEDIFQNALKMPVAERENYVENKAKNDERLKQTVLMMLRDAENADQYFDKLQEGIAHGLEEKKEDIYQQGDIVDKYKIVKPLGRGGMGQVYLAERNDRQFEQNVAIKCFSSEEVKENFFENFRNEKQFLANLNHTTIAHIIDGGVTDNGVHYIIMEYVDGFPIDEYLKKHELSTQEKLQLFLKICDAINYAHNRLILHLDIKPSNILVNKEGQVKLLDFGIAQKMGEPLKQNHLLVSPFYAAPEQLKQKPISVATDIFQMGILLHLILSNDLPFQKGEDPTYSKRSLKFADEEINTELLSIIKVCLNESPEDRFVSVSALSQEIENYLSSRPVNVHSQNWTYLAGKFIKRNKIKILLSVLLIISMIIGIVFSSYQANKARESELKAIKTNEFLLDIFKSADPNLTEGSLTIKEILDNSVNSIESKFEDEEFKLSLYDRLTNIYTNVYLWNESRELAEKVLNRYKEIDNYSKLKIMSTLGGNYRELSEFQKADSVFKLLLNRIEEPKGNLPLEFKIENILAFAKSQQIQGNYDTALQIINKVNNYITNDVREMYRADIYNHYASVYKDLSKFDSASYYQTKAINTLKQKTSPEHHHALGIYYNNQGNLFKDMSLYDSAIASFEKSISLKKKIDSKANIDLGITLSNLGGVYYKKKNYDSASIILNRAIEIFSKQLKPDNNFIVSTRYSLANIYYTQLKFEKALSEYKEILIADTANFGMEHPYVADDYISISNCYIELNETDKAYEYLKRAKGIIETKFDESHQKTSYLYNKFGILFEKQENYAMAQMYFQESYTLANKYLGEDHRNTKIYKDDVERISKIMKGDVNKM
- a CDS encoding UDP-2,3-diacylglucosamine diphosphatase, producing the protein MKTLELDIPAEKKIYFASDFHLGAPNLKESHLREKRIVQWMDQIQTDASALFLVGDIFDFWHEYKKAIPKGFIRFQGKLAELADSGLPIYLFTGNHDMWMFGYFTEELGIEVFREPITLLANNKKMLIGHGDGLGPGDQQYKFLKKVFDNKVCQWLFRQIHPDLGISIANKWSASSRISSSTDETEKFLGEGEWLWAYTKEIEKQTHHDFYVFGHRHLPLDLEVNKNSRYINLGEWVNYNTFASFNGKDFALEKFDEE
- a CDS encoding Dps family protein, whose translation is MSTTAEKRYRKLGFDKSETQRLVEVMNSLLANYHLHYQKLRNFHWNVKGADFFDLHEQFEERYDIAKESIDEIAERIRVFGHTPLSNISDYMEHSNIKESPTDLPAEEMVQEILKDYQILLSYLTDAMNAAIDIGDVGTEDMLNTFIQDMEKHHWMLSSFLGK
- a CDS encoding YtxH domain-containing protein gives rise to the protein MNNGVKILTGFSLGLLTGAVAGLLYAPEKGDKTRKKLKKNVDKSYKDSMKKIDELKSTLNKEIDSVSSKGKETIDQLKDSVNYKN
- a CDS encoding helix-turn-helix transcriptional regulator, translating into MTKISNNIKYLRTEKGLSQTAMAEAVGLKRGNIASYEKELAQPSIENLVKIADYFGIDIHQIVNEDLQYSSKKINEERNPLKIFEESFPFQGLKDRVNALKGNHNSDDKIKRLKDQNKDIHKMVDGFRAFHKMRISSNQNPEELNKKLSADYENLLDILQTVLKSNTDLIKIIDKNHD
- a CDS encoding DUF6438 domain-containing protein, producing the protein MSSQKAEEIFSLNTTACMGPCPVFELSLYGDKRLVFNGKENTEISGKKEVVLEDEQFEALLGIIDAADWMNLKEEYRSDMLDLPTQNFSYNRNGIRKNVSRYGTGPESISNMSDTILTFVEEQVFGK